In Thermococcus camini, a genomic segment contains:
- a CDS encoding RNA-guided endonuclease InsQ/TnpB family protein, with translation MKRSVTVKLQPSKAQEKILFELAYASAVIWNKLNYRRLKQFREFGKIDFNGTEKEAYHEFKNWIGGSTVQQLARKNAGSWRSFFSLNKKKKKEELPEWFKPRPPKFVREENGRKIFAIPLRNDQYRIKGNVIELRRLGKFGILKIQFKGRIYLKGKQGRLEITYDPVKRKWYAHISFSKVEEKLEGEEWVALPRTPKGSLSAGIDLGVNNLMTVYVENGESFLVNGRPLKSIAFYWQRKIADYQSKLNKSGAKTSRKLKRMHEKAKLRAKHYINTAVRGAVRRLYDLGVSKIVVGYPKGIARNSEKGKKQNFILSHVWRFNYVIKRLKEVAEEYGIVVEVVDEAFTSKTCPLCGQRHSDGRIFRGLFKCHREGVVMNADLVGAFNILRKVKAITPSLPALAGRGNWLKTGPEGFEEPFSRVALMRTPQTSPPLG, from the coding sequence ATGAAGCGTTCAGTAACGGTTAAACTTCAACCATCAAAGGCGCAGGAGAAAATCCTCTTTGAGTTAGCTTACGCTTCAGCAGTAATTTGGAACAAGCTCAACTACCGAAGGCTCAAGCAATTCAGGGAATTCGGCAAAATCGACTTTAACGGGACGGAAAAGGAAGCATACCACGAGTTCAAAAACTGGATTGGTGGCTCAACAGTTCAACAGTTGGCCAGAAAGAACGCTGGAAGCTGGAGGAGTTTCTTTTCCCTCAACAAGAAGAAAAAGAAGGAAGAACTTCCAGAATGGTTCAAGCCAAGACCGCCCAAATTCGTTAGGGAAGAGAACGGCAGAAAAATCTTTGCAATTCCATTAAGGAACGACCAGTATCGGATTAAGGGAAACGTTATTGAATTGAGGAGACTTGGTAAGTTCGGAATACTCAAAATCCAGTTCAAGGGGAGAATTTACCTCAAGGGAAAGCAGGGGAGGTTGGAAATAACTTACGACCCGGTAAAGCGGAAGTGGTACGCTCACATCAGCTTCTCCAAAGTTGAGGAGAAACTTGAGGGCGAGGAATGGGTTGCACTCCCGAGAACGCCAAAAGGAAGCCTTTCCGCGGGGATTGACTTGGGAGTGAACAATTTGATGACCGTTTATGTGGAGAACGGGGAAAGCTTCCTCGTGAATGGGAGGCCATTGAAGTCAATAGCATTCTACTGGCAAAGAAAAATAGCAGATTACCAGTCCAAACTCAATAAGAGTGGGGCGAAAACGAGCAGGAAGCTTAAGAGAATGCACGAGAAGGCGAAACTTCGGGCGAAGCATTACATTAACACGGCAGTAAGAGGGGCTGTCAGAAGGCTTTATGATTTGGGAGTTTCTAAGATTGTCGTCGGTTATCCCAAGGGTATCGCCAGAAACTCTGAGAAGGGAAAGAAACAGAATTTCATTCTCTCTCACGTGTGGCGGTTTAATTATGTCATTAAGAGACTCAAAGAAGTGGCCGAGGAGTATGGTATTGTTGTTGAAGTCGTTGATGAGGCTTTCACTTCAAAAACTTGTCCCCTCTGCGGCCAACGCCACTCTGACGGGCGGATTTTTAGGGGTTTGTTTAAGTGCCACAGAGAGGGCGTTGTTATGAATGCTGACCTTGTGGGAGCTTTTAATATTTTGAGGAAGGTTAAAGCTATAACCCCGAGCCTGCCTGCTCTGGCGGGTAGGGGTAACTGGCTCAAGACCGGGCCAGAGGGGTTCGAAGAACCCTTTTCAAGGGTTGCCCTGATGAGAACTCCTCAAACCTCCCCACCTTTAGGTTAG
- a CDS encoding HEPN domain-containing protein, producing MKEIDALIRKAEERLKASEELISNGHYGFAVSSAYYSMFYCARALLLSKGIAPKSHAGVHAQLGKEFVKSGEMPARLFTAYSKALNMRHTADYDVFVEYTEKEASDVLKSAREFLEFTKKYLDLGV from the coding sequence ATGAAAGAGATAGACGCCCTGATCAGAAAAGCCGAGGAGCGGCTTAAAGCTTCAGAAGAGCTGATTTCAAACGGTCACTACGGGTTTGCCGTATCGAGTGCCTATTACTCGATGTTCTACTGTGCCAGGGCACTGCTTCTCTCAAAGGGGATTGCTCCAAAAAGCCACGCCGGTGTCCACGCCCAGCTTGGGAAGGAGTTCGTTAAAAGCGGAGAGATGCCGGCGAGACTTTTTACCGCCTACTCAAAGGCCCTGAACATGAGGCACACAGCGGATTACGATGTGTTCGTTGAATACACCGAAAAAGAGGCCAGTGACGTCTTAAAGTCCGCACGTGAGTTTTTGGAGTTCACAAAGAAATACCTCGACTTGGGGGTGTGA
- a CDS encoding 2-oxoacid:ferredoxin oxidoreductase subunit beta yields MAKKIYSTYPMVKYLRKEALPTALCPGCGGGTVLNAFANAIDQLKLDPKDLVVVSGIGCSAWIASPYFLADTLHTTHGRAIAFATGVKVGLPDKKVVVISGDGDLASIGGNHLLHAARRNIDITVILVNNFIYGMTGGQVAPTTPFGAKTTTSPYRNIEHPLQISETVASAGASYVARWTTAHVYQLIESIKKALTVKGFSLVEVISQCPVQYGRRNRMKEPAEMLRWFLKNSVPVSKAKNMSPEELEGKFVIGEIVNRERPEFTTELNKLIDEVQEHFGLKGEGDV; encoded by the coding sequence ATGGCGAAGAAGATATACTCCACCTACCCGATGGTCAAGTATCTCCGCAAGGAGGCCTTACCAACGGCCCTCTGTCCCGGCTGCGGCGGTGGAACGGTCCTCAACGCCTTTGCAAATGCGATAGACCAGCTCAAGCTTGACCCAAAGGATTTAGTAGTCGTCAGCGGAATAGGCTGCTCCGCCTGGATAGCCTCGCCGTACTTCCTTGCCGATACCCTCCACACCACCCATGGAAGGGCGATAGCCTTTGCCACCGGCGTCAAGGTCGGTTTGCCGGACAAGAAGGTCGTCGTCATAAGCGGCGACGGTGATTTAGCCAGCATAGGCGGAAATCACCTCCTGCATGCGGCAAGAAGAAACATCGACATAACCGTGATACTCGTGAACAACTTCATCTACGGAATGACGGGCGGGCAGGTGGCCCCAACGACACCTTTCGGCGCTAAAACAACCACCAGTCCGTACAGGAACATAGAGCACCCGCTCCAGATTTCCGAGACCGTCGCTTCTGCAGGGGCGAGCTACGTGGCAAGGTGGACAACTGCCCACGTTTACCAGCTCATCGAGAGCATAAAGAAGGCCCTAACTGTTAAGGGCTTCTCGCTCGTTGAGGTCATCTCCCAGTGTCCAGTCCAGTACGGAAGGAGGAACAGGATGAAGGAGCCGGCAGAGATGCTCAGGTGGTTCCTCAAGAACTCGGTCCCGGTCAGCAAAGCTAAGAACATGAGCCCGGAGGAGCTTGAGGGCAAGTTCGTCATAGGGGAGATAGTCAACAGGGAGAGGCCGGAGTTCACCACGGAGCTTAACAAGCTCATAGACGAGGTTCAGGAGCACTTCGGCCTTAAGGGTGAGGGGGATGTTTGA
- a CDS encoding archaeosine biosynthesis radical SAM protein RaSEA — protein MTYWTSEDNVAGRPGTALFIILPTIGCYRFRINQACYMCAYPTAAPRVRWSQDAIVDYVKEALKKIEGKNGPFAVRMFTSGSFLDNGELKPETRRRIFELLAGMENVEEIVVESRSELVRYEAVKELAEIVPDKHFEVAIGLETANDDIADVSINKGNTFEDFVKAAEITHEAGAKVKTYLLLKPIFLSERDGIEDAKESIIKAEPYTDTFSINITDIQKGTLYERLWEKNEYRPPWLWSAVEVLIWAKKRFPNKRILSDPVGAGSKRGPHNCLTDYDRTIGRAIKKFSATQDLTHIENLKLECRERWGYIVENGLLDWQLLTW, from the coding sequence ATGACATACTGGACGAGCGAGGACAATGTCGCCGGCAGACCCGGAACGGCACTTTTCATAATCCTTCCGACCATCGGCTGCTACCGCTTCAGGATCAACCAGGCCTGTTACATGTGCGCCTACCCCACCGCGGCACCTAGGGTCAGGTGGAGCCAGGACGCCATAGTGGACTACGTTAAGGAGGCCCTTAAAAAAATCGAAGGCAAGAATGGTCCTTTCGCGGTGAGAATGTTCACCTCCGGCTCTTTCCTCGACAACGGTGAGCTGAAGCCCGAAACCCGGAGGAGAATCTTCGAGCTTTTAGCTGGGATGGAAAACGTCGAGGAAATCGTGGTAGAGAGCAGGAGCGAACTCGTGAGATACGAGGCCGTTAAGGAGCTGGCAGAGATCGTCCCGGATAAGCACTTCGAAGTTGCCATAGGTCTTGAAACGGCCAACGACGATATAGCCGATGTCTCAATCAACAAGGGGAACACCTTCGAGGACTTCGTTAAAGCGGCCGAGATTACACACGAAGCCGGGGCAAAGGTCAAAACATACCTCCTGCTGAAGCCGATTTTCCTGAGCGAACGCGACGGCATAGAGGACGCGAAGGAGAGCATAATCAAAGCCGAGCCCTACACCGACACCTTCTCGATAAACATCACCGATATCCAGAAGGGGACCCTCTACGAGAGACTCTGGGAGAAGAATGAGTATCGCCCGCCCTGGCTCTGGAGCGCGGTTGAAGTCCTAATATGGGCGAAGAAGCGCTTCCCCAACAAGAGAATCCTGAGCGACCCGGTGGGAGCTGGCTCGAAGCGCGGGCCACATAACTGCCTCACGGACTACGACCGGACCATAGGAAGGGCAATAAAGAAGTTCTCGGCAACGCAGGATTTAACCCACATCGAGAACCTCAAGCTGGAGTGCCGCGAGAGGTGGGGGTATATAGTTGAGAACGGCCTCCTCGACTGGCAGCTGCTGACGTGGTGA
- a CDS encoding DUF192 domain-containing protein, with product MLINETKERIWHGPVKLADSFFKRFRGLMLVRNINYALVFVLPAETKANASIHMFFMLSDIDVIWLDSARRVVDFKTARKWRLYSPKDPAKYIIEGPLGLIKTLDVERGDLISWSPSEEKERTVPVKVSLPDGLSFEKGTNGMALTESVREVKAKGN from the coding sequence ATGCTCATCAACGAGACCAAGGAGCGAATATGGCATGGGCCTGTCAAGTTGGCGGACAGCTTCTTTAAGCGCTTTAGAGGATTAATGCTGGTTAGAAACATCAACTACGCTCTGGTCTTCGTTCTTCCCGCCGAGACGAAGGCTAACGCTTCTATTCACATGTTCTTCATGCTGAGCGATATCGACGTCATCTGGCTCGATTCAGCGAGACGGGTGGTTGATTTCAAAACCGCCCGGAAATGGCGGCTTTACTCTCCAAAAGATCCGGCCAAGTACATAATAGAAGGGCCCCTGGGACTGATAAAAACGCTCGACGTTGAGAGGGGCGATTTGATAAGCTGGTCTCCGAGCGAGGAGAAGGAAAGGACCGTGCCGGTGAAGGTGTCGCTGCCTGATGGCCTCTCCTTCGAGAAAGGAACCAACGGAATGGCGCTCACAGAGAGCGTGAGGGAAGTTAAGGCGAAGGGGAACTAA
- a CDS encoding 2-oxoacid:acceptor oxidoreductase subunit alpha: protein MRYPFPVGKSDFIQGDEAIARAAILAGCRFYAGYPITPASEIFEAMALYMPLVDGVSIQMEDELASMAAIIGASWAGAKAMTATSGPGFSLMQENLGYAIMTETPVVVVDVQRGGPSTGQPTLAAQGDIMQAIWGTHGDHSLIVLSPSTVQEAFDLTIRAFNLAEKYRTPVVLLTDAEIAHMRERVYIPLPGEIELVERKLPANEEEAKFPFGDIHGDGVPPMPIFGRGYRTYVTGLTHDERGRPKTVDAEVHEKLIRRIIEKLERNKMDIITYDAFELDDAEVAIISTGIVSRSAVRAVKILRERGVKAGLLKLNTIWPFDFEMIEELAEQVKRIYVPEMNLGQLYHLVKEGANGKAEVELIAKIGGEVHTPMEIVERVVG, encoded by the coding sequence ATGAGGTACCCTTTCCCTGTTGGTAAGAGCGACTTCATTCAGGGCGACGAGGCCATAGCGAGGGCCGCTATTTTAGCCGGCTGTCGCTTCTACGCTGGCTATCCGATAACGCCCGCAAGCGAGATATTCGAGGCGATGGCGCTCTACATGCCCCTCGTTGATGGGGTAAGCATACAGATGGAAGACGAGCTGGCCAGCATGGCGGCGATAATAGGCGCCTCCTGGGCCGGGGCGAAGGCCATGACTGCAACTAGCGGGCCAGGGTTCAGCCTCATGCAGGAGAACCTCGGCTACGCGATAATGACTGAAACCCCGGTCGTTGTCGTGGACGTCCAGCGCGGCGGTCCGTCGACGGGCCAGCCAACTTTGGCGGCGCAGGGCGACATAATGCAGGCCATTTGGGGAACTCACGGCGACCATTCGCTCATAGTCCTCAGTCCCTCAACCGTCCAGGAGGCCTTTGACCTGACGATAAGGGCCTTCAATCTGGCCGAGAAGTACAGGACTCCGGTCGTTCTTCTCACCGACGCCGAGATAGCCCACATGCGCGAGAGAGTTTACATTCCCCTGCCTGGGGAAATCGAGCTGGTCGAGAGGAAGCTCCCCGCCAACGAGGAGGAGGCGAAGTTCCCGTTCGGTGACATACACGGTGACGGCGTGCCGCCGATGCCGATATTCGGAAGGGGGTACAGAACCTACGTTACAGGTTTGACGCACGACGAGCGCGGAAGGCCCAAGACGGTAGATGCAGAGGTTCACGAGAAGCTCATACGAAGAATAATCGAAAAGCTGGAGCGCAACAAGATGGACATCATAACCTACGACGCCTTTGAGCTCGATGATGCCGAGGTGGCGATAATAAGCACCGGCATCGTTTCCCGCTCGGCGGTAAGGGCCGTCAAGATTCTCCGCGAGAGGGGCGTTAAAGCCGGTCTGCTGAAGCTCAACACGATATGGCCCTTTGACTTCGAGATGATTGAGGAGCTTGCCGAGCAGGTGAAGAGGATATACGTCCCGGAGATGAACCTCGGACAGCTCTACCACCTCGTCAAGGAAGGGGCGAACGGGAAAGCTGAGGTCGAGCTGATAGCGAAGATAGGCGGCGAGGTTCACACTCCGATGGAGATAGTCGAGAGGGTGGTGGGCTGA
- a CDS encoding 2-oxoacid:ferredoxin oxidoreductase subunit gamma — MRKEILFSGFGGQGVILASVILGRAAAVYENLYAVQTQAYGPESRGGASKAEVVISDEPIDYPKTLNPDCAVFFSQEAYNKYLHTVRKGARIIVEEELIPHRDIEFEKGLEVVSLPLTEIAEETTGLSLTMNILTLGILTAWTGVVSREAIEKAVLDAVPKGTEEINLRALRKGFELGEKAKSGEL, encoded by the coding sequence ATGAGGAAGGAGATACTCTTCAGCGGCTTCGGCGGTCAGGGAGTTATCCTCGCCAGTGTCATCCTTGGCAGGGCAGCGGCCGTTTACGAGAACCTCTACGCCGTCCAGACGCAGGCCTACGGGCCGGAATCGAGGGGCGGGGCGAGCAAGGCAGAGGTAGTCATCAGCGACGAGCCCATAGACTACCCCAAGACCCTCAATCCTGACTGCGCCGTCTTTTTCTCCCAGGAGGCCTACAACAAGTACCTCCACACCGTCAGGAAGGGTGCCAGGATAATAGTCGAGGAGGAGCTCATTCCACACAGGGACATCGAGTTTGAGAAGGGGCTTGAGGTGGTCTCGCTACCGCTCACGGAGATAGCCGAGGAAACCACCGGTTTAAGCCTCACGATGAACATTCTCACCCTCGGAATCCTGACGGCATGGACCGGCGTCGTGAGCAGGGAGGCCATAGAGAAGGCCGTTTTGGACGCTGTGCCGAAGGGAACGGAGGAGATAAACCTGAGGGCATTGAGGAAGGGCTTCGAACTTGGGGAGAAGGCCAAGTCAGGTGAACTTTGA
- a CDS encoding PIN domain-containing protein: MIFIDSSVLYNYLIETSLTEYAVDVLESREGKLTSDTVVDELFYALIRKLGEKEYNARSIWKVKELLRNDAEFRRRASDVISDILALIDAKDILLVSDSRDWLTVATFVHDYSLLPHDARILATALEYNCDKLAALDEDFGAVKDIIKLVPKGFWEE, encoded by the coding sequence GTGATTTTTATAGACTCAAGCGTTCTCTACAACTACCTTATCGAAACCAGCCTTACCGAATACGCCGTTGATGTTCTTGAGTCTCGAGAGGGGAAACTAACTTCAGACACCGTCGTTGATGAGTTATTTTATGCACTCATCAGGAAGCTTGGTGAGAAGGAGTACAACGCAAGGTCAATCTGGAAAGTTAAGGAGCTTCTCAGGAACGACGCAGAGTTCAGGAGACGCGCTTCTGATGTCATATCGGACATCTTAGCACTTATTGACGCAAAAGATATTTTACTGGTTTCTGACTCCCGGGACTGGCTGACCGTTGCCACGTTCGTTCATGATTACTCCCTCCTTCCCCACGACGCCAGAATTCTCGCCACGGCCTTGGAATACAACTGTGACAAGCTTGCCGCCCTCGATGAGGACTTTGGAGCGGTAAAGGACATCATCAAGCTCGTTCCGAAGGGATTCTGGGAAGAGTAG
- a CDS encoding 2-oxoacid:ferredoxin oxidoreductase subunit gamma, with amino-acid sequence MQVRFAGIGGQGVVLAGVILGEAAAIEGLNVVQTQDYSSASRGGHSIADVIISREPIYDVIVTEADVLVALAQLGYDTVKDELRKDGLLIIDTDLVKPDRDYIGAPFTRLAEENTGLALTVNMVALGYFVAKTGVVKKESVEEAIRRRVPRGTEEINIKAFRVGYEEGCR; translated from the coding sequence ATGCAGGTTAGGTTTGCAGGCATAGGAGGCCAGGGCGTTGTTCTAGCCGGTGTCATACTCGGCGAGGCCGCCGCCATAGAGGGGCTGAACGTCGTCCAGACCCAGGACTACAGCTCCGCAAGCAGGGGCGGCCACTCCATAGCGGACGTAATAATATCCAGGGAGCCGATTTACGACGTCATAGTCACCGAGGCGGACGTTCTCGTCGCACTCGCCCAGCTCGGCTACGACACGGTGAAGGACGAGCTGAGAAAGGATGGACTGCTGATTATAGACACCGACCTGGTTAAGCCCGATAGGGACTACATCGGTGCCCCATTCACGCGCCTGGCTGAGGAGAACACAGGTCTGGCACTCACTGTCAACATGGTGGCTTTAGGTTACTTCGTGGCGAAAACCGGCGTTGTGAAGAAGGAAAGCGTCGAGGAGGCCATAAGGAGGAGGGTTCCCAGGGGAACGGAGGAGATAAACATCAAAGCCTTCAGGGTTGGCTATGAGGAGGGATGCAGATGA
- a CDS encoding 2-oxoacid:acceptor oxidoreductase subunit alpha, whose protein sequence is MIIRGDEPEQVRLLRKLYKPGNYFMQGNEALAYGALFAGCRFYAGYPITPSSEIAETMARELPKLGGYYLQMEDEIGSIAAMIGASWTGFKVMTATAGPGFSLMQENLGYAVMTETPLVLVDVQRSGPSTGQATKGAQGDFFQARWGTHGDHPIVAVSPTSGQDAFWETIRAFNIAEKLRTPVVVLFDGVLAHTREQIKIPDVSEVEITYRKLPENEEEAKLPFGDPHGDGVPPMPLFGHGYFTHVTGSTHKETGLRDVYTPEVHDKLVRRIHRKIEKNREVYESYDEHFTEDAEILIVGWGVTARPALGAVLKAREEGIKVGLFVPKTVHPFPGEKMRELGKRVRAILVPEMNLGQMIIEVERYVNDDVLLKGVNKIGGVPLTVEEILREIRGVA, encoded by the coding sequence ATGATCATCCGTGGTGACGAGCCTGAGCAAGTCAGGCTCCTTAGAAAGCTCTACAAACCCGGCAACTACTTCATGCAAGGCAACGAGGCATTAGCTTACGGCGCTCTCTTCGCAGGCTGCCGTTTCTACGCGGGTTATCCGATAACCCCCTCCAGCGAGATAGCCGAAACCATGGCTCGAGAACTGCCAAAGCTCGGTGGCTACTACCTCCAGATGGAGGACGAGATTGGAAGCATAGCGGCTATGATAGGCGCCTCCTGGACGGGCTTCAAGGTCATGACAGCAACAGCTGGCCCCGGGTTCAGCCTTATGCAGGAGAACCTTGGTTATGCAGTAATGACCGAGACCCCGCTCGTCCTTGTCGATGTTCAGAGGAGCGGCCCATCAACCGGACAGGCGACCAAGGGAGCGCAGGGCGACTTCTTCCAGGCCAGGTGGGGAACGCACGGGGACCACCCAATCGTTGCCGTTTCTCCGACGAGCGGACAGGACGCCTTCTGGGAGACGATAAGGGCATTTAACATCGCCGAGAAGCTGAGAACCCCCGTTGTGGTGCTCTTCGATGGCGTTTTAGCTCACACAAGGGAGCAGATAAAGATTCCGGACGTTTCTGAGGTTGAGATAACCTATCGCAAGCTTCCGGAGAACGAGGAAGAGGCTAAGCTCCCCTTCGGCGACCCTCACGGTGACGGCGTTCCTCCGATGCCGCTCTTCGGCCACGGCTACTTCACCCACGTCACCGGTTCGACCCACAAGGAAACCGGCCTGAGGGACGTTTACACGCCAGAGGTTCACGATAAACTCGTGAGGAGAATCCACCGCAAGATCGAGAAGAACCGCGAGGTTTACGAAAGCTATGATGAGCACTTCACAGAAGATGCGGAAATCCTCATAGTCGGCTGGGGTGTTACCGCGAGACCAGCCCTCGGAGCGGTTCTTAAGGCAAGAGAAGAGGGAATAAAGGTCGGCCTCTTCGTGCCGAAGACAGTCCACCCGTTCCCGGGAGAGAAAATGAGGGAACTCGGAAAGCGCGTTAGAGCGATTTTGGTTCCAGAGATGAACCTCGGGCAGATGATAATAGAGGTCGAGCGCTACGTCAACGACGACGTTCTCCTCAAAGGTGTGAACAAAATCGGCGGTGTTCCATTGACTGTTGAGGAAATCCTCCGCGAGATAAGGGGTGTTGCCTGA
- a CDS encoding nucleotidyltransferase family protein, translated as MFEVIGRKIREAFGERVKEVIIFGSRARGDWNEESDLDVMVVLDRVNPEDWDIVGKLSAELTIELGVSVMIVPHSRRDSIYMSALKEGVAV; from the coding sequence ATGTTTGAGGTAATTGGCAGAAAAATCAGGGAAGCCTTCGGTGAGAGGGTAAAGGAAGTGATAATCTTCGGCTCAAGGGCGAGGGGAGACTGGAATGAGGAGAGCGACCTTGACGTTATGGTAGTTCTTGATAGGGTCAATCCAGAGGACTGGGACATCGTTGGAAAGCTCAGCGCAGAGCTAACCATTGAACTTGGAGTTTCGGTTATGATAGTGCCTCACTCAAGAAGGGACAGCATCTACATGAGCGCACTGAAGGAGGGGGTCGCAGTATGA
- a CDS encoding 2-oxoglutarate ferredoxin oxidoreductase subunit delta gives MAAVEGKTFVVKENYLVTGKAEGVVEIDVDTFLCKGCGVCVEMCPRKVFEWSKELSEKGVHYPVPVNAEKCVKCKLCELLCPDFAIAVRW, from the coding sequence ATGGCAGCTGTCGAAGGGAAAACCTTTGTCGTGAAGGAGAACTACCTCGTTACCGGCAAGGCGGAAGGTGTTGTTGAAATCGACGTCGACACTTTTCTCTGCAAGGGCTGCGGTGTTTGCGTTGAAATGTGCCCGAGAAAAGTGTTTGAGTGGAGCAAGGAGCTCAGCGAAAAGGGTGTCCACTACCCGGTCCCCGTCAATGCGGAAAAGTGCGTCAAGTGCAAGCTCTGCGAGCTCCTCTGCCCGGACTTCGCGATAGCGGTAAGGTGGTGA
- a CDS encoding 6-pyruvoyl trahydropterin synthase family protein: MKARIIERFKFEAAHAVVINGKPEEIHGHTFRLEVAVEGELKRGYVMDFLELRRIVNEIIGKLDHRNLNVLFENPTTENVALWIAEEIEKRLPSGIRLQRIVLWEGEENGVEFEF; encoded by the coding sequence ATGAAAGCCAGAATCATCGAGCGCTTCAAATTCGAGGCGGCCCATGCCGTTGTAATCAACGGAAAGCCTGAAGAGATACACGGACATACGTTCAGGCTTGAAGTGGCGGTCGAAGGAGAGCTTAAGAGGGGCTACGTGATGGACTTTCTCGAGCTGAGGAGAATCGTGAACGAAATCATCGGGAAGCTTGACCACAGAAACTTAAATGTTCTCTTCGAGAACCCAACGACCGAGAACGTCGCCCTGTGGATAGCGGAGGAGATTGAAAAGAGGCTTCCCAGTGGCATAAGGCTCCAGAGGATAGTCCTCTGGGAGGGCGAGGAGAACGGGGTGGAGTTTGAGTTCTGA
- a CDS encoding 2-oxoacid:ferredoxin oxidoreductase subunit beta: MYLKSAYDIRDKYLRKDMLPTIFCPGCGIGSALQYTLRAIDDLKLNPDEIVWVSGIGCSSRVPGFVNFDGLHTTHGRALAFATGIKLANPDLKIIAFMGDGDAAAIGGNHFIHAIRRNLDVTVILINNFTYGMTGGQVAPTALKGLRGTTAPYGQFENPFDIADLAVSAGANYVARWSVFNYLQGINSIKKALQKEGFTLVEFLSPCPISFGRRNRMKTAPELLRWYQKITVPLAKAKKMSPEELEGKIVIGEFADRDRPGLVREYEAYKKRAKKMMGWEE; encoded by the coding sequence ATGTACCTGAAATCCGCTTACGATATTCGCGACAAGTACCTGAGAAAGGACATGCTCCCCACGATATTCTGCCCGGGCTGTGGAATAGGCTCAGCTTTACAGTACACGCTCCGAGCGATAGATGACTTAAAGCTGAACCCGGACGAGATAGTCTGGGTCAGCGGAATCGGCTGTTCCTCCCGCGTTCCGGGATTCGTCAACTTCGACGGCCTGCACACGACCCACGGAAGGGCTTTAGCGTTTGCCACCGGCATAAAGCTCGCCAATCCGGACCTCAAGATAATCGCCTTCATGGGCGACGGAGATGCCGCAGCCATCGGTGGGAATCACTTCATTCACGCCATCAGGAGAAACCTTGACGTTACGGTGATACTCATCAACAACTTCACCTATGGAATGACAGGTGGACAGGTAGCGCCAACAGCTCTGAAGGGTCTGCGCGGAACCACAGCGCCGTACGGCCAGTTCGAGAACCCCTTCGACATAGCTGACTTGGCAGTCTCTGCCGGAGCCAACTACGTGGCGAGATGGAGTGTCTTCAACTACCTCCAGGGAATCAACAGTATAAAGAAGGCTCTCCAGAAGGAGGGCTTCACACTCGTCGAGTTCCTCTCGCCGTGCCCGATAAGCTTCGGAAGGAGGAACAGGATGAAGACCGCTCCGGAACTTCTCCGCTGGTACCAGAAGATAACCGTCCCGCTCGCGAAGGCCAAGAAAATGTCTCCAGAGGAGCTCGAGGGCAAGATCGTCATAGGTGAATTCGCCGACAGGGACAGGCCCGGTCTCGTGAGGGAGTACGAAGCCTACAAGAAGCGTGCCAAGAAGATGATGGGGTGGGAGGAATGA